From Glycine max cultivar Williams 82 chromosome 11, Glycine_max_v4.0, whole genome shotgun sequence, the proteins below share one genomic window:
- the LOC100781323 gene encoding uncharacterized protein, with protein MDNQRTPLLSWAYYCHGKSVEELKQSLMYTTLELEQTRAGVQEELRKRDDQLLTLKELLNKVIRERDEAQEKCQRLLVLEKMVFHQQHQTAPASGVSSIEDEPRRGGINNDSSNNGLSSSDCEESIVSSPLMEHLPPQPHHHAGPSSQLQQQLPESMIELISQDKPLPEKGKLLQAVMKAGPLLQTLLLAGPLPQWRHPPPPLESFEIPPVTIPSPPPQQQLHQDSFITSNCGRVSRKRVFFEGTDSPTQNKFQRIVLH; from the exons ATGGACAACCAACGCACTCCTCTTCTTAGTTGGGCTTACTACTGCCACGGCAag TCAGTGGAGGAGCTGAAGCAGTCTCTGATGTACACAACCCTTGAGCTGGAACAAACAAGAGCAGGTGTCCAAGAAGAGCTAAGGAAAAGAGACGATCAGCTTCTCACCCTAAAGGAGCTTCTGAACAAAGTGATAAGGGAAAGAGATGAAGCTCAAGAGAAATGCCAGAGACTACTAGTGTTGGAGAAAATGGTTTTTCATCAGCAGCACCAAACAGCACCTGCTTCTGGAGTTTCCAGCATTGAGGATGAGCCAAGAAGAGGAGGAATTAATAATGATTCCTCCAATAATGGCCTCTCTTCATCTGATTGTGAAGAAAGCATTGTTTCTTCTCCACTTATGGAGCATTTGCCGCCACAACCGCATCATCATGCGGGTCCTTCTTCTCAGCTGCAGCAACAGTTGCCAGAATCAATGATTGAGTTAATTTCACAAGATAAACCGTTGCCAGAAAAGGGTAAGCTTTTGCAAGCAGTGATGAAAGCTGGTCCTTTGCTTCAGACACTGCTTCTTGCAGGACCACTTCCTCAATGGAGACACCCTCCACCCCCTCTTGAGTCCTTTGAGATTCCACCTGTCACCATTCCTTCACCACCACCACAACAACAACTTCATCAAGATTCCTTCATCACCTCCAACTGTGGGAGAGTAAGTAGGAAAAGGGTTTTCTTTGAGGGCACTGATTCTCCCACACAGAACAAGTTCCAAAGGATTGTACTCCACTGA